In one window of Duganella dendranthematis DNA:
- a CDS encoding DUF2868 domain-containing protein: MNEHTARDVVLVRAIETTDQNKEILSDDDRLYASRSARELAQWRAADRKSEATGDDFLQQRAEQILKRLAERHPAFAGFLQQRAPLRALGWALPVIGLLLGAGLDRITDPHRVDLLSAPLLLIIAWNLLVYLGLLIWLFIPSKPRVPRRLKPPRKLPAVLSTALVNFATDWSQLSAKLTSARLSRTIHLSAAMFATGALLSLYARGLLSQYAAGWESTFLDAEQVHNLLTILFAPAVSLFHLQGFTLAEIDALRFPNTTAAGGGARWVHLYAATIVLLVVLPRLLLAAFAQWRAARLARHFPLDLEQPYFRKLNDAMGMAQGGTLRVLPYSFTVDEQRHRRLQKIASEMFGEQGRLMLRPSTAYGEMPQVSDDTEAAATAALFNLSATPEQENHGAFLDALTSAVPRGVTVLLDESAYLERMGPERLAERIALWQEFCRFHRTAATVVNLQAPA, encoded by the coding sequence ATGAATGAACATACTGCAAGAGACGTCGTGCTGGTCCGCGCCATCGAGACCACCGATCAAAACAAGGAGATCCTCAGCGACGATGATCGCCTGTATGCCAGCCGCAGTGCGCGCGAGCTGGCGCAGTGGCGGGCGGCGGACCGCAAGTCGGAAGCCACCGGCGACGATTTCCTCCAACAGCGCGCCGAACAAATCCTCAAGCGCCTGGCCGAACGCCATCCGGCATTTGCCGGCTTCCTGCAACAGCGGGCGCCGTTGCGTGCGCTGGGCTGGGCCTTGCCGGTCATCGGCCTGTTGCTTGGCGCCGGTCTCGACCGCATCACCGATCCGCATCGTGTCGATTTATTGTCGGCGCCGCTGCTGTTGATCATTGCGTGGAATCTGCTGGTCTACCTGGGCTTGCTGATCTGGCTGTTTATTCCATCGAAACCACGCGTGCCGCGTCGCCTGAAGCCACCGCGTAAATTGCCGGCGGTGTTGTCCACTGCGTTGGTGAATTTCGCCACCGACTGGTCGCAGCTGAGTGCCAAGTTGACGTCCGCTCGCCTCAGTCGCACCATTCATCTGAGCGCGGCCATGTTTGCCACTGGCGCGCTGCTTTCGTTGTACGCGCGCGGCCTGCTGTCGCAATATGCCGCCGGCTGGGAAAGCACCTTCCTCGACGCGGAGCAGGTTCATAATCTGCTGACCATCCTGTTTGCGCCGGCCGTCTCGCTATTCCACCTGCAAGGTTTCACGCTGGCGGAGATTGACGCGCTGCGCTTCCCCAATACGACGGCGGCGGGCGGCGGCGCGCGCTGGGTTCACCTGTATGCCGCCACCATCGTGCTGCTGGTTGTATTGCCGCGCTTGCTGCTGGCGGCGTTCGCGCAATGGCGCGCGGCACGGCTGGCGCGTCACTTCCCGCTCGATCTGGAACAGCCTTACTTCCGCAAGCTGAACGATGCAATGGGCATGGCGCAAGGCGGCACGCTGCGAGTGCTGCCGTACAGCTTTACCGTCGACGAGCAACGCCACCGCCGCCTGCAGAAGATCGCCAGTGAAATGTTTGGCGAGCAGGGCCGCCTGATGTTGCGGCCATCGACCGCCTACGGCGAAATGCCACAAGTGAGCGACGATACCGAGGCCGCCGCAACCGCAGCGTTGTTTAATCTGAGTGCAACACCTGAGCAGGAAAACCACGGCGCTTTCCTCGATGCGCTGACCAGCGCTGTGCCGCGCGGCGTGACCGTGCTGCTGGACGAATCCGCTTATCTGGAGCGCATGGGGCCGGAGCGTCTGGCCGAACGCATCGCCTTGTGGCAGGAGTTCTGCCGTTTCCATCGAACCGCTGCCACGGTCGTTAATCTGCAGGCGCCGGCATGA
- the apaG gene encoding Co2+/Mg2+ efflux protein ApaG, which yields MPTYEFTVSVRTQYLPDQSDPERTNFVFTYSITIKNTGTVAAQLISRHWVITDANNHVEEVRGLGVVGHQPLLQPGEVFEYTSGSALQTTQGSMVGEYFCVAEDGHQFEVKIPEFVLSLPRTLH from the coding sequence ATGCCCACTTATGAATTTACCGTGTCGGTCAGAACCCAGTACCTGCCGGACCAGTCGGACCCGGAACGCACTAATTTTGTGTTTACGTACTCGATTACGATCAAAAACACCGGCACGGTGGCGGCGCAGCTGATCTCGCGCCATTGGGTGATCACGGACGCCAACAACCATGTGGAAGAAGTGCGCGGACTGGGCGTGGTCGGCCATCAGCCACTGCTGCAGCCCGGCGAAGTGTTCGAATACACCAGCGGCTCCGCGCTGCAAACCACGCAGGGTTCGATGGTCGGCGAATATTTCTGCGTGGCCGAGGATGGTCACCAGTTCGAAGTCAAGATCCCGGAATTCGTGCTGTCGCTGCCGCGCACGCTGCATTGA
- a CDS encoding MFS transporter, which yields MATRIQEPPILNALRNDELLRNGDFRRYWSSAILNGFGSYISGLALPLCAVLLLKASPAQMGMMGAAAALPFALLALPAGVFLDRSRKLPILLTSKAIQATSLASIPLAWWLGLLTVEWMYAASFITGACAVVGGGAEQVFLTNMIGRDKLTDAQSKFTATDSIARLVAPGFAGLLIQWLTAPYAVLLNAIGFLVSIGLLRKLKANDPKPPPSNKHPLRDIQDGILFIWRHPLLRKLAWAAGCWHMLFYGFVALHVIFATRELGMSAGMLGAAQMVGGIGVLASSLLLKPLTRRYGATGAMLAGMGLCTVAYIVTPLIPANLFGYPLASAAVCAAMSFFLDCGVILFLLPYTTLRQQVTPDAYLGRMMSTMRFLTGAIAPLGALAGGYLGEHFSIRTGLACVAAGAIVLMLVLALSPPVRQKS from the coding sequence TTGGCAACCCGCATTCAAGAGCCTCCCATTCTTAACGCCCTCCGCAACGACGAATTACTGCGCAACGGCGATTTCCGCCGCTACTGGTCGAGCGCCATCCTGAATGGCTTCGGCAGCTATATCAGCGGACTGGCGCTGCCGCTGTGCGCGGTGCTGCTATTAAAAGCCTCGCCGGCGCAGATGGGCATGATGGGCGCGGCAGCGGCGCTGCCGTTTGCGCTGCTGGCCCTGCCCGCCGGCGTTTTCCTCGACCGCAGCCGCAAACTGCCGATCCTGCTGACCAGCAAGGCGATCCAGGCTACCTCGCTGGCCAGCATTCCGCTGGCATGGTGGCTGGGGCTGCTGACGGTGGAGTGGATGTATGCGGCGTCATTCATCACCGGCGCCTGCGCCGTGGTGGGCGGCGGCGCCGAGCAGGTGTTCCTGACCAATATGATCGGCCGCGACAAGCTGACCGACGCCCAATCCAAGTTCACCGCCACCGATTCCATCGCCCGCCTGGTGGCGCCCGGTTTTGCCGGCCTGCTGATCCAGTGGCTGACCGCACCCTACGCCGTGCTGCTGAACGCCATCGGCTTTCTGGTCTCGATCGGGCTGCTGCGCAAGCTGAAGGCCAATGATCCCAAGCCGCCGCCGTCCAACAAGCATCCGCTGCGCGACATCCAGGATGGCATTCTGTTCATCTGGCGCCATCCGCTGCTGCGCAAGCTGGCCTGGGCGGCAGGCTGCTGGCATATGCTGTTTTATGGCTTCGTGGCGTTGCACGTGATTTTCGCCACCCGCGAACTGGGCATGAGCGCCGGCATGCTGGGGGCGGCGCAGATGGTCGGCGGTATCGGCGTGCTGGCCAGCTCCCTGCTATTGAAGCCCTTGACCCGGCGCTATGGCGCCACCGGCGCGATGCTGGCCGGCATGGGCCTGTGCACGGTGGCCTACATCGTCACGCCGCTGATTCCGGCCAATCTGTTCGGCTATCCGCTGGCCAGTGCCGCCGTTTGCGCCGCCATGTCGTTTTTTCTCGATTGCGGTGTGATACTGTTCCTGCTGCCCTACACCACGCTGCGCCAGCAGGTCACGCCGGACGCCTACCTCGGCCGTATGATGTCGACCATGCGCTTTCTGACCGGCGCGATTGCGCCGCTCGGTGCGCTGGCCGGCGGCTACCTCGGCGAACATTTCAGCATCCGCACCGGTCTGGCCTGCGTGGCGGCCGGCGCCATCGTGCTGATGCTGGTGCTGGCGCTGTCGCCACCCGTGCGCCAGAAAAGCTGA
- the mltA gene encoding murein transglycosylase A: MLSPRRSLPVSLSAVALALAACTSTPLPPEKPAQPTPPVFVPVPPVAPVPPTPPAEPAKPGALQMVPATFAQLPGWERDDLRAAWPAFTSSCSVLIRQALWKEPCTVARTVNGNDEKAIRTFFEAFMEPNQVIAADGATDGLITGYYEPLLHGARKKGGPYQTPLYKVPDDMLTIDLASVYPELKGMRLRGKLVGKKVVPYSTRAEIESANFSGKELLWVDDPVESFFLQVQGSGRVQLSDTGETVRVAYADQNGQPYKSIGKYLVEKGELTLEQASAQGIKAWIAGHPTRMQELFNANPSYVFFKEERLPDPKVGPKGSLGVPLTPQRSVAIDATQLPQGAPVFLSTTQPNSDIPLQRLVMAQDTGGAIRGAIRVDYFFGFGAEAAENAGRMKQRGSVWVLLPKKF; this comes from the coding sequence ATGTTATCTCCACGTCGTAGTCTACCCGTTTCGCTGAGCGCCGTCGCGCTGGCGCTGGCCGCTTGTACTTCCACTCCGCTGCCGCCTGAAAAGCCGGCCCAGCCGACGCCGCCGGTGTTCGTGCCAGTGCCGCCCGTCGCGCCGGTGCCGCCAACGCCGCCGGCCGAACCGGCCAAGCCCGGCGCGCTGCAAATGGTGCCGGCGACCTTCGCGCAGTTGCCGGGATGGGAGCGCGACGACCTGCGCGCCGCCTGGCCGGCGTTCACCTCCTCATGCTCGGTGCTGATCAGGCAGGCGCTGTGGAAGGAGCCGTGCACCGTGGCCCGCACCGTCAACGGCAACGACGAAAAAGCCATTCGCACCTTCTTTGAAGCCTTCATGGAGCCGAACCAGGTGATCGCGGCCGACGGCGCCACCGACGGCCTGATCACCGGCTACTACGAGCCGCTGCTGCACGGCGCCCGTAAGAAGGGCGGCCCTTACCAGACACCGCTGTACAAGGTGCCGGACGATATGCTGACCATCGACCTGGCCAGCGTCTATCCGGAGCTGAAGGGCATGCGCCTGCGCGGCAAGCTGGTGGGCAAGAAGGTGGTGCCGTATTCCACCCGCGCCGAGATCGAATCGGCCAATTTCAGCGGCAAGGAGCTGCTGTGGGTGGACGATCCGGTGGAATCGTTCTTCCTGCAGGTGCAGGGTTCGGGGCGGGTGCAGTTGAGCGACACCGGCGAGACGGTGCGCGTGGCGTACGCCGACCAGAATGGCCAGCCATATAAATCGATCGGCAAGTATCTGGTGGAGAAGGGCGAGCTGACGCTGGAGCAGGCTTCGGCGCAGGGCATCAAGGCGTGGATCGCCGGCCATCCGACCCGCATGCAGGAACTGTTCAATGCGAATCCGAGCTATGTGTTCTTCAAGGAAGAGCGCCTGCCGGACCCGAAAGTGGGGCCGAAAGGTTCGCTGGGCGTGCCGCTGACGCCGCAACGCTCCGTGGCCATCGACGCCACCCAGCTGCCGCAGGGGGCGCCGGTATTCCTGTCCACCACCCAGCCGAACAGCGATATTCCGCTGCAGCGGCTGGTGATGGCGCAGGACACGGGCGGCGCCATCCGTGGCGCGATCCGGGTCGACTACTTCTTCGGCTTCGGCGCCGAGGCGGCCGAGAATGCGGGCCGTATGAAGCAGCGCGGCAGCGTCTGGGTGCTGCTGCCGAAGAAGTTTTAA
- a CDS encoding enoyl-CoA hydratase yields the protein MAYEDLIVEVHDKVALIRLNRPKALNALNDNMMNELGDALYKFDADPAIGCIVLTGSEKAFAAGADIAAMVDYTYPDTHRDNYIGRNWEHILRIRKPVVGAVAGYALGGGCELAMMCDFLIAADNAKFGQPEIKVGVTPGAGGTQRLPRAIGKAKAMDLLLTARTIDAAEAERIGLVSRVVPADKLLEEVLTAAKQIAAMPTSVAMQIKDAVNRAFETTLSQGVAYERQLFQSGFGTPAQKEGMKAFLEKRLPNFEGL from the coding sequence ATGGCATATGAAGACCTGATCGTCGAAGTGCACGACAAAGTAGCCTTGATCCGTCTGAACCGTCCAAAAGCGCTGAATGCGCTCAACGACAATATGATGAACGAGCTGGGCGACGCCCTATATAAGTTCGACGCCGACCCGGCCATCGGCTGCATCGTGCTGACCGGCAGCGAGAAAGCGTTTGCCGCCGGCGCCGACATCGCCGCCATGGTGGACTACACCTACCCGGACACGCATCGTGACAACTATATAGGCCGCAACTGGGAACACATCCTGCGCATCCGCAAGCCGGTGGTGGGCGCCGTGGCCGGCTACGCGCTGGGCGGCGGCTGCGAGCTGGCGATGATGTGCGACTTTCTGATCGCGGCGGACAACGCCAAGTTCGGCCAGCCGGAAATCAAGGTCGGCGTGACGCCGGGCGCCGGCGGCACCCAGCGCCTGCCGCGCGCCATTGGCAAGGCCAAGGCCATGGACCTGCTGCTGACCGCCCGTACCATTGATGCTGCCGAAGCCGAACGGATCGGCCTGGTGTCACGCGTGGTGCCGGCCGATAAGCTGCTGGAAGAAGTGCTGACCGCCGCCAAACAGATCGCCGCCATGCCGACTTCGGTGGCCATGCAGATCAAGGATGCGGTCAACCGCGCCTTCGAAACCACGCTGTCGCAAGGTGTTGCGTATGAGCGCCAGTTGTTCCAGTCCGGCTTCGGCACGCCGGCGCAAAAAGAGGGCATGAAAGCTTTCTTGGAAAAGCGCTTGCCAAACTTCGAGGGGCTTTGA
- a CDS encoding universal stress protein, producing MFKSILLPTDGSELSDKATAIAVEFARLHQSRITALTVIQPLLLPALGDSGAVADAGQYEIQMQDAARAHIERVAAAANAAGIPFEGVIAVSPNPYEEIVAAAEKYGCDLIMMASHGRSGLSKLLMGSETQSVLSHTTLPVLVLR from the coding sequence ATGTTCAAATCCATTCTGCTGCCGACGGACGGCTCCGAGCTGTCCGACAAAGCCACCGCGATTGCGGTGGAATTCGCCCGCCTGCACCAGTCGCGCATCACAGCGCTGACGGTAATCCAGCCGCTGCTGCTGCCAGCGCTGGGCGACAGCGGTGCCGTGGCCGACGCCGGCCAGTACGAAATCCAGATGCAGGACGCCGCCCGCGCTCACATCGAGCGGGTGGCGGCGGCCGCCAATGCGGCCGGCATTCCATTTGAGGGAGTGATTGCGGTATCGCCCAATCCCTATGAAGAGATTGTGGCCGCCGCCGAAAAGTACGGCTGCGACCTGATCATGATGGCGTCGCACGGCCGCAGCGGCCTGAGCAAGCTGCTGATGGGCAGCGAAACCCAGAGCGTGCTGTCGCACACCACGCTGCCCGTGCTGGTATTGCGTTAA
- a CDS encoding phosphoglycolate phosphatase, protein MSVLADVRAAIIDLDGTMLDTIPDFHVAINGMRAELGLGPITQQQIALMVGKGSENLIRAVLALDWDADRIEAAFAPAMDAYQRHYLSINGNHSVLYPDVIAGLTAMQAQGLRLACVTNKPIAFTTPLLKQKGLDGFFEVVYGGDSLPRKKPDPLPLQTVCADFDLPPSQVVAIGDSSNDAQAARAAGCPVLTVPYGYNHGESIHDIDSDGIVNTLLEAASLIRSHN, encoded by the coding sequence ATGAGCGTACTGGCAGACGTGCGCGCCGCAATCATTGACCTCGACGGCACCATGCTGGACACGATCCCCGACTTCCACGTCGCGATCAACGGCATGCGCGCGGAACTGGGCCTGGGCCCGATCACGCAGCAGCAAATCGCGCTGATGGTCGGCAAAGGCTCGGAAAACCTGATCCGCGCCGTCCTGGCGCTGGATTGGGACGCCGACCGCATCGAGGCGGCCTTTGCGCCAGCGATGGACGCCTACCAGCGCCACTACCTGAGCATCAACGGCAACCACAGCGTGCTGTATCCGGACGTGATCGCCGGCCTGACCGCCATGCAGGCCCAAGGCTTGCGTCTGGCCTGCGTGACCAACAAGCCAATCGCCTTCACCACGCCGCTGCTGAAGCAGAAAGGCCTGGACGGCTTTTTCGAGGTGGTCTACGGCGGCGACTCGCTGCCGCGCAAAAAGCCGGACCCGCTGCCGCTGCAAACCGTGTGCGCCGACTTTGACCTGCCGCCGTCGCAGGTGGTGGCCATCGGCGACTCGTCCAACGACGCCCAGGCCGCGCGCGCCGCCGGCTGCCCGGTGCTGACCGTGCCATATGGTTATAACCACGGAGAGTCTATACACGACATCGATTCCGATGGTATAGTTAATACGCTGCTAGAAGCGGCAAGCCTGATCCGTTCGCATAATTAA
- the rpe gene encoding ribulose-phosphate 3-epimerase, which translates to MTTFRIAPSILSADFARLGEEVRNVVTAGADMIHFDVMDNHYVPNLTIGPLVCQAIRPHVEVPIDVHLMVKPVDRIIPDFAKAGANIITFHPEASDHIDRSLQLIRDHGCKAGLVFNPATPLSYLEHVMDKIDMILIMSVNPGFGGQSFIPHALKKIAEARRLIDDSGRDILLEVDGGIKIDNIAAAAAAGADTFVAGSAIFGQPDYKAVIDAMRANLAKA; encoded by the coding sequence ATGACCACTTTCCGCATCGCTCCCAGCATCCTGTCCGCCGACTTCGCCCGCCTGGGTGAAGAAGTACGCAACGTCGTAACGGCAGGCGCCGACATGATCCACTTTGACGTGATGGACAACCATTATGTTCCCAACCTGACCATCGGCCCGCTGGTGTGCCAGGCGATCCGTCCGCACGTGGAAGTGCCGATCGATGTGCACCTGATGGTCAAGCCGGTCGACCGCATCATTCCCGACTTCGCCAAGGCCGGCGCCAACATCATCACCTTCCACCCGGAAGCGTCGGACCACATTGACCGCTCGCTGCAACTGATCCGCGACCACGGCTGCAAGGCCGGCCTGGTGTTCAACCCGGCCACCCCGCTGAGCTACCTGGAACACGTGATGGACAAGATCGACATGATCCTGATCATGTCGGTCAACCCGGGCTTCGGCGGCCAGTCCTTCATTCCGCACGCGCTGAAGAAAATCGCTGAAGCGCGCCGCCTGATCGACGACTCCGGCCGCGACATCCTGCTGGAAGTCGACGGTGGCATCAAGATCGACAACATCGCCGCCGCCGCTGCCGCCGGCGCCGACACCTTCGTGGCCGGTTCCGCCATCTTCGGCCAGCCGGACTACAAGGCCGTGATCGACGCCATGCGCGCCAACCTGGCCAAGGCATAA